The Porites lutea chromosome 7, jaPorLute2.1, whole genome shotgun sequence genome includes the window CCAAGTCACCATTCTAGCTGGACAAACCAGAAAAGATGTCAGACACATATCATGTTCacttataaataattctttaattaTTGCTTAGCAAATCTTCTGCTACCAAGTGATAGTCTTTGATGCTTGTTCTATCCGGTAATCATGCATGTCCGACTGCAGGTGGGATTATTCATTGGATGGCAAATTTTTGGTTGGACATTGTCTGATGACCAACTGTTATTTGCATCTCTGTATTAGAGTTAGCTTTATGCTAGGATTCTTACCTTAGTAGACCACCTTGTAGGTTGAATACTTGTTTAACCATAGAAGAGATTCTACCAATCACATACCCACTAATGTCAGTATAGTGTAATCTAATAAATTAAagattattttccttttcactgaAATTAGGAAAAACctattttgcataaatatttttttcaacagacTAATGTTGCAAATTGCATGTGTATAGAAAAGTGCGTTCAAAGTAATAACATGATATTGAGTAATACTTAATTAGCTTAGACTTTACAAATCTcacagaaacaatttcctttccccttttctctttttggtttttctcttttttggttTAAACAAGGAGGCAACATGGTAGAGTGGTCAGCGCATTGAACCCGCAATCCAGcagtcccgggttcgagtcccgctctggccacttgctggatttgtacTCGGTCATCCTGAGTTCAAattctcggccacgcttgtaaatagccaactggttgcctcctgtcagttggggtttttaatcctgttatgttgtatttgaattattatttgtttctaaatatttgagtggagtgcctgtaaactagctggatattAAGCAAATTGCACTTTCCACTGTAAACAGGCCTTTAAaccttttaaaacctttttctttATAGGAGATGCATTCAAAAGACCAGTTCTCATCTCCTTGGTCTTGGGAGACAAAAGTAAGTGGTTGGAGTATCTcaggaatttctttttgttGATATACTTGTATTACTAAAGAATAATGAAGCCCtcttagggggaggggggaagggtacgtacagggttttcaataagattTCAAGTAGGTGGCAAAAGCTTTGGAATAGGTGGGGAAGGAAAACCTGGCAATAAAGGCACGACTTTCtggaaaaactttgaaatctggGCCTCTTGGGATGCATTTCCAGCATTCTGAAGCAAAAATGAGAGTGTTTGAACAGAACATATACATCATTAAGTTGCCGCTTTTTTATTCATTGACGGCACATGAATACTTTATTTAAACTGGGGTAATTTCCAAAGAATAGTAGGCGGTGAGTTCACGTGAAATAGCGGGCGAATTTCGCTGGCCACCGGCTCTTATTGAATACCCTGATGTATGCCCCTAGTCGGAATTTCAATAGTGGTCATTCAGTGAGTTGAAGAGCAGGCCGTGTTGCTGTTGGAGTTTTACCATTGTATTTGTGATTTTTGTCTTCTCTGTCGCAGTTTCAACCCAACTTCGCGTTGTTTGTCACCATTTCGTCTAGTCTTACGTCACTGTTTTAAGGCCACGTGGCTTGTCAGAATTTAACCCTGACAGGGCCTCAGTAATAACAGCAAGGTTTACTCAAGTCACAGTAGAATATATGTGTTTTGGCTGAAACCATTGCACTGACAAGTACAAAATCAGGGGCAggtccaggatttttcttatgACAGGGTGCAGCACCAAGGAATGGTGTAACTGACTGGtgatgaaaacaaattttaatacagaataccagttgtattagaaatcCGCAGGTCACCCTAAGGGGGGGGGGTTCACACATCCTGCACAcccccctagatctgcccctgaAAATGTCATATTAACCCACATTCCCCTCAAGGCTTTTCATGTAAATTACAAGTACACAGTATATGGTAGACTTTGCCAGACTCCTTACCTTGGTAAATCATCTGAAGTAATAGGTTAACAAGGCCCCCAATGTGGATGTTGATAGATAATATTCAAAGGGTGGTCACCTCCATTGGTTTGTTGCATCCTTAGTGAGTGCTTCAGTGCATCATGGTTTTCTGAGTGTGACAGTTTAGAGCTGAAGGTCTTATCACTAATCTCAACCTTTTTTAGAGTCAACAAGACCTCTCTTTGTTGGAAGAAGGAGAACTTGAGCAACACTTGAAAAATGCCCTAGAAGCTGACGCTGAGGAAATAAGCACATTGGCTTCTGCTGAGTTTAAAAGGCGAGCACTGAATGACGTTGACACAAGGTCTAAGGACACAAGTCAGAGTGGCAGCTTTCCTGGATCAGAACCATTATCTAGGAAAGAATTCATGTTTGATGGTGTTAAGCACAGTCCAGCTAGTAGCATGCAGGGGAGTAAAGGAAgtttgtcatcatcatcatcattaccaaAAGGCAGCAAGGCAAGTCTTGTATCAACCACACCTCCAAAGGGTAGTAAATCCAACCTTGTATCGACAATAACTCCCAAGGGAAGTAACTCAAATCTTGCATCATCAACACCTCTcaaaggaagcaaaaaaaatcttgtCTCAGACACCCCTCTGACTGGAAGTGCTGTTAAAGTCAATGTTTCATCAGAGACACAGCCGTGGGAGAGCAGTGCAAGTTTTTCGACACAACTAGCTAGTGAACCATCATCTCAAAGGGAGGACATTGGCCTTCAAGAACTCAACAAGTCTTCAACTGTGTCTAGTGTAAGTATTTTATAACAAGGGGAAACTCTCAGAGCATTACCTTAATAATGTTACAGTGTGCATTTGAATAGATCCCAGCTTGACTAAAAACAGTAGCACTAACCTACAAATTAGTTTACCTCCTTCCAGATACTATTCTTAACCCTCTTatgtttaattaattttaaggtttttgtttcatttattaaGCCCCTTTTGAGGAGAGGATGATTACTGTAAATCCACTATTAAGCCCCTCCCCCTCGGGGGgccttatttatttcaagcccatttgaggggggACTTATAGAGACGGGGGGATTATTttagagggggggcttatttaatttagaaaagacaatggtatcagttctccatagaGAACTAGAATACGGAgaggaaaagctcaagtacaagatgTTTTAGGTcgtgcagccgaggatcagaatcacatatgaacttccagttggtaaataaaccatcccagatcagtccacacaaagttttacaatcatgattgattaatacagtctttCATATATTAGTTAAGAATAattaggggggagggggggggggttaatagggagggggggcttattaactttcttctccTGAGAAGGGGGGGCTTGTTagaggggggggcttaatagaggatttggAGTAagtattaaattttatttaaggTACTTATTAAAGCTAGGCCCAAGGGACTAGCAAAATAAATATGCTCGCTTTAAagaggttttgttatatcgaggttctttttcatatattgcACTACTCttggaacaaaataatagttcgttataccgaggacagCGTTATATAGAGGTTTCATTTTTATCATGATTCCACTGTACTTTACAATTAACAAAATCAGAGCCGATcatatacagtcgaaccccgctatttcgaagtcccaagggaaatgaaaaaaaatttcgaaatagCGGGGCTTCAAAATAACCGGGGAAGCGTAAAGGGGAAGGGTAAATCCAAGGGCATTCGATCTTCCTTCGAAATagcgaggttcaactgtacaaaAGTTTATAGTAATGAAAAGATTAATCAAAGTTAAGTGGTGACCAATTCTTCGCTTTGGACTCCACACAATTCTGAGAAACTGGTGAgctacccacccctcccctagcCCAATTTTAACACTGACTTCTTACTCAAGACAAAATGCTGGATTGGGGGAGGAGTCGGTGGCTAGTTTTTCAGACTCTAAATTGATTTCTATTCACTTAAGGTAGACTTTTTCTAAAGCATAAGCAAAGGTTTTCTCTGAAATACCAGAAtctactttcttttctttctttcaggaATTCAATGTTGACACAGCTTCTAATTCCAATGACTTGATGGCTTTTCTGCAGAATTGGTAGCCACCGTAATACAGTATCGTAATGAACTGTTCTGGAGTGCTAAGTGTGTTTTGGAAGTTCGTACAGTGTGTTACAACAAGCTATCACAAAATTTTGTGACTCTTTTCAATTAACTAACTGACTTTCCTGGCACGTTCAAAAACACAAACCCCAAAATTAAGCTGTGAGAGTCTCTCTCCCGCGATTATTTTTAAAGGAGGGGTTGTCTGTGCGCAGGTTACTGTCCCAGAGTGGCAATGCTACTGTGCTAGCATTTTATGAGCACGTTAGATGCCCCTCCTCTACCAGTGAATGGTTTGAACCCagaagtcatttcataagtagttTGAATATGATCACCCAGGTGGGTGTagtccttaaccctttaaaccccaagatcaaaatttgaattctcatttgttgcccctattcgtTTCCTACAGAAGttgtggggagaagttgataaaatatcaagcaaattcatcttgtgtgatcatgtccgtagttctcatgaccactctgttttacaaagcattgatattacaaggagaaatttgatgctgatcactcaaAATGACTGTTATGGACAGTGACTAACGTTTCGACAACCAgtacggtagtcatcttcagaaaTCTTAAAGAGAACCTCAAATGTTCAAAATGAAAGTCAAAATTTCAAAGTCGTTTTTTTTCCATCaggcgaaaaaaataaattccatTGGTCTCCAAAATGATGCAAAGAACCATGATACGCCTtttatttggtcaaaattgATACAGCACGAAACGACGTTAATTCTTGGTTGTTATAATAGTAGGCAACTGAAAAACGTTACTTCAGAGTTATTGTAGCAGTTTGATATTCGTATTCAGTTTTCTGACTCATTTACGGCTctttagaaaaattaaaatttagcaTTTATTCCTGCAGGTTTACTTAAGACGACGACTCTTACTTAAGACGATACCCATTTCCCATCTTCGTTATCCATGGATGTTTTACCCCGCGTTaggataccgtaaaattccgaaaataaggccctccatttataagccccCAAAAATCacaacgcaaaaaaccctccgttaaattgcccctccgaatttggaatttgccctcgaatacaaagtaaaacaaagcaaaaatggtgaatttcctttccactacaagctagctcagtcaattttgaaacgcaaatttccctccaaaaataagcccctcaaaaagggcctttaaaaaatataagcctcgcggcttattttcggaattttacggtatcctatttaagtaaaatttggccattattatttcatttctctGTTGCTTTTTGTATAATAAATGACAATGCCGCTTTACTgagtaaatataaaaaatgccTTTATTTATCATGTCtttttgttaaataaaattCGTAAACGGTTAAGATCAAAAACTCTGAATATCTCTTTTAATACTTTGTCATACTTCTCATAATATTAATGTTGAATTTGTTGATTAAATCAAATATTAGTAATTTACAGAATCCATTGCAAAATTTACGAAACTGCTGTCAGCGGGATCTTTCTAcaaaaaggttattattatgtaCAACTAATGCGTGGTAAAAGTGTTAAATATAGTACAGGCCCACGGTGTTGATAAACTGCGAGCATGCTCTCCATAAATTCGAGTTTCAAACTCGCGCAAGACTTTTCACGATTTTTCCCAAGTGGAGAGTTTGCTCGCAGAGTGTCGTTTTGAAACCGAAGGTAGTTCTCGAATACGAATGAGAAATTTTGCGGAAATGATCCTTAGAAAAGACAACAAGAACTTCTATCCTGATAGCAGGCGTAGCGCGTTTCCTGCGTCGAGCAAGCTCTGCTTGGAAATCGAGAGAGTCCAAGTTTACGCGGGAGTTAAGATAGGCGCGTGAGTCCACAATTCGCGCGATTTACAAATGTAGGACTAGCTCAATGTCTAGTATAAGTAACAAGAACTTAACGGTCTCTCGTTGTTAACGTTGAGTCATAGTCATAATTTTCACACGAGTTCaacacaggttttttttttctttctctctttttgagGCGTCCTTCTGTGGACCTTTTACCCGTGCGAAAGCTCAGAATTTAAAAGTTGAGTTTTGCAACCACAAGCAACGAAAAAAGCGTAAAAAAACTAGGCTGGAAAATTCCCGAGCTAGAGTGCACACAAGTTTGTGTGCAGGCGCATCTTTGCGTCGCGTTAACCGCTGCTTCAGTGGGTTTTGGAACGTCCATGTTGTCCTTTTCACATCGCATCCACTTCAAGGCGATGCTCTGTGGGTAGTCAGCCTCTACACGAACGTTAAAATCGTCAAATCTATAATACTTTGGCCCCGCGAAGAAGTATGATTTTCCATTCCTCCATTTCATAGCTGCATCAATCCTTTGGGGAAGTCCTTTCCAAACGCTTATGCTTCTCGGATATCCATAATCGATTTTGTTTCCATAAAAACGCCAGTACTCGTCTCCTTTGAAGAAGTACGTTCGCCCGTTTCTTTCCCAGATAAAAGCAGCGTCCATATTTGCTAATTCCATTGGTAGTCCAAATTGTGTGATGGAGAGGCCGTTGCGTTCAACTATATAGTGCTTTCTTCCACTATAGTAGTAATACTGCCAAAACCTAGAAAAGTAGAAATACGTGTCAAAATAAGATTTTTCACTCGACTGAGCGTGCATTTTACAAAACTTTCCCCTCCGGCCCCAGCCTAGTCCCAAGACGTCTCGCCTCGGTCAatcctggccccggttgttcaaacgctgggtagcgctatccactcgataaatcactatctagcggataagtattaggaaaacttATTGCACTATCCattggacagtgatttatccggtggatagcgctatccagcctttgaacaaccgaggcctggactctaccgtgagctgtaACGTCAACGAGAGGGACTCGCCTACTCTTTCATAGACTGCGCGCGCACAAAGGGGCAAGAGAAGCTGCCTAGGGGTCTAGGGCGGCTCCTGCGCTCCCTAAAAATGCCATGATAcgtttttcttagtttgaaaaaCGCACCATCCATGCCGCTTAGCATCCTATATCCAAAAGATGCAGGAAAAAAAGTATGGTGTGATGAAATATATACCACACTGCTATATTTTGACACTAACGATACTTGTAGAACTGACTAGAAC containing:
- the LOC140943085 gene encoding uncharacterized protein, which encodes MATIISEAEVTAAIEEALAEDFGDMEDSNADETPTETKIETMRFSFEPRNKYVTEVKDMNEYVLSYFESMNHMSKRIITEQRELMAEHGSRWNQLSPEEQDKLIDNRMLDPKVRKHYYVDGTFSTRKPDWFPVLRLAHGVSGSENSFNPRDSIASVTEMHSKDQFSSPWSWETKSQQDLSLLEEGELEQHLKNALEADAEEISTLASAEFKRRALNDVDTRSKDTSQSGSFPGSEPLSRKEFMFDGVKHSPASSMQGSKGSLSSSSSLPKGSKASLVSTTPPKGSKSNLVSTITPKGSNSNLASSTPLKGSKKNLVSDTPLTGSAVKVNVSSETQPWESSASFSTQLASEPSSQREDIGLQELNKSSTVSSEFNVDTASNSNDLMAFLQNW